The following are encoded together in the Daucus carota subsp. sativus chromosome 5, DH1 v3.0, whole genome shotgun sequence genome:
- the LOC108224039 gene encoding transcription factor GAMYB, protein MSDRTSESEDRNVGNGYVEVDSSLVEEASSGDNMAVGGLLKKGPWTSAEDAILVDYVNKHGEGNWNAVQKNSGLSRCGKSCRLRWANHLRPDLKKGAFMPDEERRIIELHAKMGNKWARMAAELPGRTDNEIKNFWNTRIKRRQRAGLPIYPPDICLQTINENNSSQDMSTFATADTAYPMLLPNNNLEIPSVEFEYLQVNQPLYPSLLDPGSGLHTQALGSTSSSGFMLSTMHPVKRLRESESLLPGFSGVVSDVLPVFSEYQDEGSRKIAKSFGGSSYDYSLSSSSCLLPGSHAILNGDCSSSEPISWATKLELPSIQNSDTQIGNWGTPSPLPSLESVDTLIQTPPNEQAQSNCFSPHNNGLLESVLYESQALKNSKNYSSQLTSPVSATPGDVPFGTQENDAEWNVYAEPNSPLGQSVASVFSEYTPVSGSSLDDAQAAKLLPVKQEVEWGPTCCEENSQNLCQMVSPRPDMLLGSSWYGSSSEHGKEQSNLTDAIGALLCEDFSYDCRPADAMAGTCSRQWDMSSSICQISENH, encoded by the exons ATGAGTGATAGGACTAGTGAAAGCGAAGATAGGAATGTAGGCAATGGTTATGTAGAGGTAGACTCATCTTTAGTTGAAGAAGCTAGCAGTGGAGATAACATGGCAGTAGGTGGTTTGCTGAAGAAAGGGCCGTGGACTTCAGCAGAAGATGCAATATTGGTTGATTATGTCAACAAACATGGAGAGGGAAACTGGAATGCTGTCCAAAAGAACTCTGGACTGTCTCGTTGTGGGAAAAGCTGCCGTTTGCGTTGGGCGAACCACCTAAGGCCAGATCTCAAAAAAGGGGCATTTATGCCCGATGAAGAGCGTCGTATTATTGAACTCCATGCTAAGATGGGGAATAAGTGGGCTCGAATGGCTGCTGAG TTACCCGGGCGCACTGACAATGAGATAAAGAATTTTTGGAACACTAGAATCAAAAGACGGCAGCGGGCTGGTTTACCTATTTATCCTCCTGATATCTGTTTGCAAACAATAAATGAGAATAATTCAAGTCAGGATATGAGCACATTTGCAACTGCTGATACAGCTTATCCCATGCTTTTACCGAACAATAACTTGGAGATTCCATCTGTTGAATTTGAATATCTACAAGTAAACCAACCGTTATATCCATCTTTACTCGATCCTGGAAGTGGTTTGCATACCCAGGCTCTTGGGTCTACGTCTAGTAGTGGCTTTATGTTATCAACCATGCATCCAGTCAAGCGTCTTCGAGAATCAGAATCCTTGCTTCCTGGTTTTAGTGGTGTTGTCAGTGATGTTCTCCCCGTCTTCAGTGAATATCAGGATGAGGGTTCTAGGAaaattgctaaatcttttggaGGCTCTTCATATGACTACAGCCTATCATCATCCTCATGTTTACTTCCTGGTAGCCATGCCATATTAAATGGCGACTGTTCTTCTTCCGAGCCCATCTCTTGGGCAACGAAGCTGGAGCTCCCTTCAATTCAAAATTCAGATACTCAAATAGGTAACTGGGGCACACCTTCCCCGTTGCCTTCCCTTGAGTCTGTTGATACTTTGATCCAAACGCCTCCAAATGAGCAGGCACAGTCAAATTGTTTCTCACCACATAACAATGGCCTGCTGGAGTCGGTACTGTATGAATCTCAAGCTCTGAAAAACTCAAAGAACTATTCCAGCCAGTTGACTTCTCCTGTTTCTGCTACTCCTGGGGATGTTCCTTTTGGTACGCAAGAGAATGATGCAGAATGGAATGTATATGCTGAACCAAACTCTCCACTAGGGCAATCTGTTGCCTCAGTGTTCAGTGAATACACACCTGTTAGTGGAAGTTCATTAGACGACGCCCAGGCGGCGAAGTTGCTGCCAG TTAAACAAGAAGTGGAATGGGGTCCTACGTGCTGTGAAGAGAATAGTCAAAACTTGTGTCAGATGGTCTCTCCCAGACCAGATATGCTGCTAGGCTCAAGTTGGTATGGTTCAAGCAGTGAGCATGGTAAGGAGCAATCTAATCTGACAGATGCAATTGGCGCACTTCTTTGTGAGGACTTCAGCTACGATTGCAGGCCAGCAGATGCCATGGCTGGCACGTGCTCTCGTCAGTGGGACATGTCTTCTTCCATCTGCCAGATTTCTGAAAATCATTAA
- the LOC108223786 gene encoding calmodulin-7: MADQLTDDQISEFKEAFSLFDKDGDGCITTKELGTVMRSLGQNPTEAELQDMINEVDADGNGTIDFPEFLNLMARKMKDTDSEEELKEAFRVFDKDQNGFISAAELRHVMTNLGEKLTDEEVDEMIREADVDGDGQINYEEFVKVMMAK, encoded by the exons atGGCCGATCAGCTCACAGACGATCAGATCTCCGAGTTCAAGGAAGCTTTCAGCCTGTTCGACAAGGACGGCGATG GTTGTATCACTACCAAGGAGCTTGGAACCGTGATGAGGTCCCTGGGACAGAATCCAACAGAGGCTGAGTTACAAGACATGATTAATGAGGTTGATGCAGATGGGAACGGTACAATCGACTTTCCTGAGTTTCTCAACTTGATGGCAAGGAAGATGAAGGACACCGACTCTGAGGAAGAGCTGAAGGAGGCTTTCCGGGTGTTTGACAAGGACCAAAATGGCTTCATCTCTGCAGCTGAGCTTCGACATGTTATGACAAACCTCGGAGAGAAGCTGACTGATGAAGAAGTTGATGAGATGATTCGTGAGGCTGATGTGGACGGTGATGGGCAAATCAATTATGAGGAGTTCGTCAAGGTCATGATGGCCAAGTGA
- the LOC108219870 gene encoding SNF1-related protein kinase regulatory subunit beta-1 translates to MGNASAKEDDSFARSNDDSARDPHAPRLASAASTDSMNNSPSNSPPRSRSPLIFAPQVPVAPLQRNDGPSSDQMWQTEVDDAMDVPQRGIPTLITWNYGGNDVSVEGSWDNWKSRRALQRAGKDHTILLVLTSGIYHYKFLVDGEHRYIPDLPSVADDVGGVCNLLDVNDYVPENLDSVAEFEVPSSPDSSYCQAFPGDEDYAKDPVVVPSQLHETVLGGDSDDESSSPPKPQHVVLNHLFIEKGWASQSVVALGMTNRFQSKYVTVVLYKPLNR, encoded by the exons ATGGGCAATGCGAGCGCTAAAGAAGACGACTCCTTCGCGAGATCCAATGACGATTCTGCTCGTGATCCTCACGCGCCTCGCCTCGCGTCAGCTGCTTCTACTGATTCTATGAATAATTCTCCTTCGAATAGTCCTCCGCGCTCGAGATCTCCTCTCATCTTTGCTCCGCAG GTACCTGTTGCTCCTCTGCAACGGAATGATGGCCCTTCTTCTGATCAAATGTGGCAGACTGAAGTTGATGATGCTATGGATGTTCCTCAGCGAGGAATACCTACTCTAATAACATGGAACTATGGTGGTAATGATGTGTCTGTAGAAGGATCTTGGGATAACTGGAAGTCCAG GAGGGCGTTACAAAGAGCTGGCAAGGATCATACTATTCTCTTGGTACTGACTTCAGGAATATATCATTACAAATTCTTAGTGGATGGAGAACACAGATATATTCCCGATCTTCCTTCAGTAGCTGATGACGTCGGCGGTGTTTGTAATCTTCTTGATGTCAAT GATTATGTCCCCGAGAATCTAGATAGTGTTGCAGAGTTTGAGGTCCCATCATCACCAGACTCCAGCTATTGCCAAGCTTTTCCTGGAGATGAAGATTATGCAAAGGACCCAGTGGTAGTTCCATCCCAGCTCCATGAAACAGTTCTTGGAGGCGACTCAGATGACGAATCTTCCTCTCCTCCGAAACCCCAACACGTAGTACTTAACCACCTCTTTATAGAGAAAGGATGGGCATCCCAGTCTGTTGTTGCTCTTGGTATGACTAATAGATTCCAGTCCAAGTATGTAACAGTTGTCCTCTACAAGCCACTTAACAGGTGA